GGCGGCCCTGGCTCAGTTCCCGAAGTTCAACGCCAGTCTCGACCTCGTCGGCGAGCGTGTCATCTACAAGGACTACGTCAACATCGGCGTCGCCGTGGATACCGTTCGCGGTCGGCGCGTACCGGTCTTGAAGGACGCGGACAAGAAAGACCCATCGGAGATCGCTGTGGAGTTGAACGATCTCGCGTCGCGTGCCCGAAATAGAAAACTCAAGCCCGACGAGATGCAGGGGGCCGGCTTCACCATCAGTAACCTTGGCGGTCTCGGAACGACTTACTTCACACCGATTGTCAACTGGCCGGAAGTTTCGATCCTTGGTGTGGGACGAGCGGAGCCACAGGCCGTGTGGCGCGACGATCAGTTCGTGCCCCGAGCGGTGATGCCACTTTCGATCTCCTACGATCATCGGATCATTGACGGAGCGGATGCGGCGCGGTTCCTTCGCTCGCTGGCAGAAGCGCTGGAGGCGCAATGACAGAGGTTCTGCGACACGACCTGGTGGTCGTCGGCGCGGGTCCCGGCGGATACGCCGCGGCCTTTCTCGCGGCAGATCTCGGGATGGACGTCATTCTGATCGACCCCGAGCCCAACCCCGGTGGCGTCTGTCTGTTTCGCGGCTGTATCCCGTCGAAGTCCTTGCTGCATGTCGCCAAGTTGATCCACGAGGCCGAACAGGCGGAAGAGTGGGGGGTCGTGTTCGGGAAACCGAACGTCGATCTCGATCGACTGCGGGGATTCAAGCAGGACGTCGTTGATCGATTGACCGGTGGGCTTGGACAGCTCGCCACGCAGAGGAAGGTCCCCCACCTACGCGGTATGGCGACCATCGTTGGCCCCACCGAGTTGGACGTGGAACGCGTTGAAGGGGGTTCCGTTCGTGTCGAGTTCGGTCATGCGATTCTGGCAACCGGCTCGCGCCCGACGGAACTATCGGCATTTCCCAACGAAGATCCGCGACTGATGGACTCAACGGCTGCGCTCGAAATGGACGAGTTGCCGGAGACGTTGCTCGTCGTGGGTGGCGGTTACATCGGGCTGGAACTGGGTTCGGTCTATTCGGCCCTCGGAAGCCGGGTCACGGTCGTCGAGATGACCGACGGCCTGCTTCCCGGCGCCGACCGCGATCTGGTGCGACCGTTGGCGAAGAGGCTCGAGGCGCAGTTCGAGGCGATCCGCCTGTCGACGAAGGTCGCCACAATCGACGCAGCAGACGATGGCCTCCACGTCTCTCTCGAGCCGGCGGAAGGTCCGGCAGAGTCCCATCGATTCGACCGCGTCCTGGTTGCGATCGGTCGTCGGCCCAACTCCGGTGGTATCGGTCTAGAGACCACCAAGGTTCAGATCGACGGTGACGGGTTCGTTTCCGTCGATGCCCAGTTGAGAACCACCGAACCGACCCTGTTCGCGATCGGGGACCTGGTGGGGCAACCGATGCTGGCTCACAAGGCGTCCCACGAGGCGCGTGTGGCCGTCGAGGCGATCGCCGGGGAGAAAGTCGCCTTCGATCCGGCAGCCATCCCGGCGGTGGTGTTCACGGATCCCGAGGTCGCGTGGTGTGGCCTCACCGAGACCGAGGCGAAACTCGCGGGCCGGAAGATCGAGGTCGCCCGGTTTCCATGGGGCGCCTCGGGACGCGCCAGGACCATCGGGCGGGAGGATGGTCTCACCAAGTTGATCCTGGATCCTCAGACCGAGCGGGTGCTCGGCATGGGCATCGTCGGCGCGGGTGCCGGCGAACTGATCGCGGAAGGGGTCCTCGCCGTGGAGATGGCGGCTCTGGCGGGGGATCTGCGGCTGACGATTCACCCCCATCCCACGTTGTCCGAGACCGTGATGGAGTCGGCCGAGGTCTACTTCGGCCAGAGCACCCACGTCTACCGCCCAAGCCGTCGCCGCTAAAGAGAAAGGGCCCGCAGGTCAATGACCCACGGGCCCCTAATTCGTACAAGCTGAAAGACGCGCTAGTTCAGCGTCCGAATGAGATAGCGGATCTCGCGATCGGCATTGAGTCGCGGCGACGCGACACGGATGCTACGCGGTCCCACCATTCCGGTCAGCGAATCGCCACCAGGGACGATCAAGCCGGGTACCGGCTTGTTGGCACCCGGAACAGCATTGTGAGCCGCCGGTATCGTCACCGGGGTCTCGTTGCCGTTCTCTTCGTCGCCGGGAGAGATGACCGGGGGAAGCATCGTCGGCGTTTCGTCGACGTTGTTCCAGATCAATGAACGATCATAGATGTCGCCTTCGGCGACCTTGATCACAGAAAGGTCCGGCACGACCATATCCATGGCGTGGGTCGCACCGACCGAGAGGATCGCGACTACAAGTACGATCCAAAGGCCCTTGGCTCTCTTCATGGGGAGGTTCCTCCTTATGACTAACCGCATGACACCCTTACTTCTACTCCGATACCTTGCCCCTACACAATAGGGTACCCCCCCATTCGCGCGGAGTCTACCCTGCAAAAGACGGCGACGTGTCGGTTTACGGTGAAACCGTTGGCATTTGAAGCTATTTGCGTCGGATAGAAACGATCGTGACGGTCTCGACCGGCACGTCGCCCATGCCCCCCCGCTGACCCGTCGGTGTGCTCTCGATCTTACGAACGACGTCCATACCGTCGGTCACACGACCGAAAACGGCATAACCGAACCCCTTCGCACTCTTATCGCGATGATTGAGGAAGGCGTTGTCTTTCGTGTTGATGAAGAACTGCGACGTGGCGCTATCGACGATGGGGGTGCGCGCCAGTGCGAGCGTGCCAACCTCGTTGAGGACGCCATTACCGGCCTCGTTCTTGATCGGCGCCTCGGTGGCCTTCTTCGTCATGTCCTTGTCGAACCCACCACCCTGAATCATGAAGTTGCTCATCACTCGGTGGAAGATCGTTCCGTCGTAGTACTCCGCGTCGACGTATTGCAAAAAATTCTTGACGCTGATCGGTGCCTTGTCTTCGTAAAGTTCCATGGTGACGGTGCCGAGACTGGTTTCCATCACCACCATCGGGTTGCCTGCGGCATCGTTGGTTCCCTCTTCTGCCGCAAGACCCAACGTGATGCCGCCGACCAGCATCAGCGCCACAATCGCGGCTGTCTTCACTCCTCGCATGGTTGCCTCCGTATGGGATCGTTGAATCAAGAAGCCTACTACCGGATACCGATTCTCGCAGCCCGTGTCGGGTCTTTCCCCTTACAATCGTGGCGCGTCGGCGCGAGCCGTCGTGAATTCAGCTACGGGAGACCCATGAAATTCCAAGAAATCGCCGCTTCCATAATCTTGAGCCTCCTGTTCGCCGTCGGCTGTGGCGAGCCCGGTTCGACCTCCGATGCCACGTTCCGCACGGCGATGGATGGAGTGGATGCCGACGTCATCGAGTCCCACATGGAGGTCCTCGCAGCCGACGAGATGCAGGGGCGCGGGACGGGGAGCGTGGGCTACCTGGCGGCGGCACGTTACGTCGCGGATCGGATGGCGGAGTTCGGCGTCCAACCCCTCGGCGGTCACGACTCGTACTACCAACAGGTTTCTCTCCTGGCGACCCGTATCGATCTCGAACGGGTCGATGCGGAGATGACTCGTGCATCCGAACGTCGAGCACTTGAATGGGGTGTGGACTATCTCGCCTCGCCCGACTGCCTGCGGCTCGGCGCGGAGGTCGATGCGAAGATCCACTTCGTCGGTTTCGGGGTGCGTGCCGAGGATCAGGCGTACGACGATTACGCGGATATCGATGTCACTGGAAAGCTGGTGGCGATGTTCAGCGGTGCTCCGGAGACCTTTCCGCCGACGATCCGCGCCTTCCATTCGTTGCGCTCCAACAAGCGGCGTCACGCCGCGGAGGTCGGTGCCATCGGGATCCTCTGGATGCAGACCCCTGCGGATCGAAGCAAGTCCAACTGGTCGAGAAGCGTCGAGCACAGCCGCATGGAATCGATGTGCCGGGTCTCCGAAGAGGGCGCACCGCTCGGTGTCGAGGACGAACTCCTCGTCCAGATCCAACTGAGTGAGAGCGGCGAAGACCTGCTCTTCGACACCATGACCGGTGGGCTCAAAACGCGAGCCAAACGTGTTCTCGCCGGCGAAGCCGCGTCGGTCGAGCTTCCCGGCCGGCTCCGACTACGGGCGGGTTCGATCCATCGGCGGCTCGAGAGCCCCAACGTCGTGGGTTATGTTCGCGGTAGCGATGAACGTCTAGCCGAAGAGTACGTCGTCGTCTCGGCCCATCTCGATCATGTGGGAACCGCCGAGGATGGCGAGGGGGACCGAATCTACAACGGAGCGTATGACAACGCCTCCGGTGTTTCGATGCTGCTGGAGTCGGCGCGTGTCTGGGCGGAGAGCCCGACGCCTCCGCGTCGTTCGGTGATCTTCCTCGCCACCACCGGTGAAGAGAAGGGGCTTCTCGGTGCCAAACATTTTGCCGAAAGACCGACGGTTCCCGATGGTTCGATCGTCGCCAACATCAACATGGACATGGCGTTGATGTTCGGGACTCCCAACGACGTCGTCGTGTTTGGCGCGGAGCACTCGAGCCTTGGCGACAACGCCCGGATCGCGGCAGAGGCGGCAGGCCTGCGACTGGCCGAAGACCCGATTCCCGACGAGGTGTTCTTCATCCGCAGTGACCAGTACCCGTTCATCGAGGAGGGGATTCCGTCGGTCTTCGTCTTCTCCGGGATGGACCAGGGCGAGGGTGTCGAGCCCGGCCTCGAGGCCTTCCGGGACTGGATGCGGGACACGTATCACACACCCGCAGACGACATGAACCAGCCGATCCGGTTCGAGACGGGCGCCAGATTTGCGCAGGTCGGCCTGGCCATCGCGTGGCAGGTCGCCCAGGGCGAGGGGCGTCCGTCATGGAATGAGGGGGATTTCTTCGGAAATCGGTTCGGAGCCCATTAGAGCTCCGTCGTCTCCCGCCTCCCGGAACTGGTACGGTTCTTGCTGCTCTAACCGGTTGACCCCTGTCGAAAATGACCCGGGGTCCAGGAGGACGGGATCATGACGGTACGACTGGTCGCCCTGATGAGCGTGGTGTTGTTGCTATCGCTGACCGCGTTTGGACTCAGCGTCAACTACTACCAGGACCAGTTGATGGAAGAGGTGGCCCGAACCGCGGCGGCGGTCGGTAAGGCGACGCTGCGGACCTTCGAATTCGGCGACAATTACGCGAATCAACCTACCGTCGATGGCGACATCCTCGTCTGGGCATCCGGCCACGGCGAGCCGACCGATACGTTCCGTTCGGCCTCAGGCGCACGGACCCATACCCGCCGAATCGAGCGACGCGAGTTGCCCGACGGCCAGACGGCGTTCACGGACGTCACCTGTCACGGCCCGGAGGGTCCCGACGCCGAAGCCGAGTGTGTCACCGTCGAGCGCCTCGACGGACCGGTGATGATCGTTGCGGGAACCGGAACGGCGGAGGGAGTCGTCGGCCCGGATGACGCCAATCATTTTGTCATCCGGATCAACGACATCCACACCGAGTCCGTGGATGATACGGAGATGATCCTCACGATTCCGCGAGTTGAAGGCGTCGACCCCGAGGAGCTGCGACGGTATGCCTCGACGACGCTGTTTCGAAGCGACGGCGCGTGGGTTGACGCCGCCGCCGACCCGGTCCATCCGATGCCGCGAACGGCCGGCTGGACCGCCGACTTTGTTGCGGACCACGCCCGAGGGCCGGACCTGGAATCCCTGCGCTTGCCGATCTCCACCGAGGACTACCGAAAACTATTCGCCCAGATGCAGACCCGCTCACTGTTCCTGTTCCTCGGCGTTTTTCTTGTCGGAACCGTTCTGTCGGCCGGTCTTGCCACGCGGTTTACCCGCCCCATCCGAAAGCTGGATGCCGGGCTGCGAAAGATCAGCGATGGGGATCTCGAAGTGGAGGTCTCGGCAGACGGAAGCGACGAGATGGCCCGCCTCGGCGTGGCCTTCAACGAGATGACTCGCCGCCTACGCGACAGCCGGGAGCGATCGCGGGATCTGGTGCGGAGAGAGAAGCTGACCGCGGTTGGACGATTGGCCGCCGGCGTGGCCCACGATGTTCGTAACCCCCTGCATTCGATCGGCCTGACCCTCGAACATCTGCGTGAGTCCTGTCGGCCGGCTCAAGACGACCGTGGGCAGGAATTTGACGATTCGGTCGAGATCATCCGCGGTGAGATTCGTCGTCTCGATCGGCTGGTGGCGAACTTCCTGCGCTTCACCACAAGCGACGGCGGCGAGCGACAGCTCGTCGATGTCGCGGCCCTCTTGCGTGAAACGGCACAGTTGGTCCGCAAGGAAGCGGAATGGCGCAAGGTCGACGTTCAAGTCGTGGTCGACGATGGCCCAACGACTCTGTGGGGCGATAGCGAGGCACTCCGGTCGTCCGTCCTGAACCTCGTCCTCAACAGCTTCGAGGCGATGCCCGATGGTGGCCGCCTGGACCTGACGTTGCGGAGCGAGGCGGACCGATTGACGATCGAGGTTCGCGACGACGGTCGTGGAATACCCGAGGAACAGCGGGAAAAAGTGTTCGAGTTCGGCTACACGACCCGCGAGGGCGGCAACGGCCTCGGGCTCGCGATGGTGCACCAGACCGTCGTTGAGGATCACGGAGGCCAGATCGGACTCGAGAGCCGAGCCGGCGCCGGGACCACCGTACGAATGATGTTTCCGACCGACGTCCAGAGCCTGGCAGGGAGCGCAGCATGAGCAACGAACCTGGACCCCGAGGATCGTTACTGGTCGTCGACGATGAGGAACCGCAGCGGTTGATGCTGGAGAAGTTCCTGACCAAGGCCGGCTATGACGTGGTGACTGCGCCCGACGGCAAGGTCGCCCTCGAGCGATTGGGCGAGAGGTCCTTCGATCTCTTGCTGACCGACCAGCGGATGCCACGACTGGATGGGCTAGAGCTGCTGGAGGCCGCGCAGCGGGATCATCCCCGCCTTCCGGTGGTCTTGATGACCGCGCATGGATCGGTCTCGAGCGCGGTGCAGGCGATGAAGCGGGGTGCCGCCGACTACCTGACCAAGCCGTTTGAGCGTGACGAACTGCTGGTCGTGGTCGACAAGGCGCTCCGTCAGAGTCGGCTCGAGGAGCAGGTCGAGAACCTCCAGGGAGAACTGAAGTCCCGCTATCGGCTTGGCAACCTCGTGGGGCAGTCCTCGCAGATGCAAGATGTGTTCAATCTGATCGAGCGGGTATCTTCCACCGATGTCTCGGTGATGATCTCCGGAGAGAGCGGAACCGGCAAGGAGTTAGTTGCCCGGGCCATCCACGAAAACAGCCCTCGAGTGAACGGCGCGTTCGTCGCGCTCAACTGTGCCGCGATTCCCGAGACGCTGCTGGAGAGCGAGTTCTTCGGCCACGAAAGGGGCGCCTTCACCGGTGCGACCCGAACGCATATCGGTCGCTTCGAACAGGCCGACGGAGGCACGCTGTTTCTCGACGAGATTGGCGCCATGCGTTTCGACCTTCAAGCCAAGCTCCTCAGGGCGATTCAGGAGCAGGAGGTCCAGCGACTGGGGGCGTCGCAGACACGAAAGGTAGATGTTCGGATCGTCGCCGCGACCTCCGACGATCTGCAGCAGGCGATTCGCAGTCGGAGCTTCCGGGAGGATCTCTATTACCGACTCTGCGTCGTTCCGATCCACATGCCTCCGGTCCGAGAGCGGGATGACGACGTCCCGTTGCTTGTGGACCACTTTCTGCAACGGGCAACCCGGAAATTCGACCGTCCACCGGTCCATATGGCTCCCGAAGTACTGGAACGGCTGCAACGATTCTCCTGGCCCGGGAACGTCCGCGAACTGGAGAACTGCATCGAACGGATGATGGTGCTGTCTACCGGCGATCGACTGAGCCTCGCGGACCTACCGCTACATATGCGGGACGGCGCGCGGGCCGGTGAGGGGAGTGCCGAGAGCTTCGAACTGCCCGTCGACGGGGTGATCCTCGGCGACCTCGAGGCCCGGCTGATACAGCAGGCGCTCTCCCGGACACGGGGCAGCCTCGGGCCGGCGGCCCGCCTCCTGGGGA
This sequence is a window from Acidobacteriota bacterium. Protein-coding genes within it:
- a CDS encoding HAMP domain-containing histidine kinase, which gives rise to MTVRLVALMSVVLLLSLTAFGLSVNYYQDQLMEEVARTAAAVGKATLRTFEFGDNYANQPTVDGDILVWASGHGEPTDTFRSASGARTHTRRIERRELPDGQTAFTDVTCHGPEGPDAEAECVTVERLDGPVMIVAGTGTAEGVVGPDDANHFVIRINDIHTESVDDTEMILTIPRVEGVDPEELRRYASTTLFRSDGAWVDAAADPVHPMPRTAGWTADFVADHARGPDLESLRLPISTEDYRKLFAQMQTRSLFLFLGVFLVGTVLSAGLATRFTRPIRKLDAGLRKISDGDLEVEVSADGSDEMARLGVAFNEMTRRLRDSRERSRDLVRREKLTAVGRLAAGVAHDVRNPLHSIGLTLEHLRESCRPAQDDRGQEFDDSVEIIRGEIRRLDRLVANFLRFTTSDGGERQLVDVAALLRETAQLVRKEAEWRKVDVQVVVDDGPTTLWGDSEALRSSVLNLVLNSFEAMPDGGRLDLTLRSEADRLTIEVRDDGRGIPEEQREKVFEFGYTTREGGNGLGLAMVHQTVVEDHGGQIGLESRAGAGTTVRMMFPTDVQSLAGSAA
- a CDS encoding M20/M25/M40 family metallo-hydrolase translates to MKFQEIAASIILSLLFAVGCGEPGSTSDATFRTAMDGVDADVIESHMEVLAADEMQGRGTGSVGYLAAARYVADRMAEFGVQPLGGHDSYYQQVSLLATRIDLERVDAEMTRASERRALEWGVDYLASPDCLRLGAEVDAKIHFVGFGVRAEDQAYDDYADIDVTGKLVAMFSGAPETFPPTIRAFHSLRSNKRRHAAEVGAIGILWMQTPADRSKSNWSRSVEHSRMESMCRVSEEGAPLGVEDELLVQIQLSESGEDLLFDTMTGGLKTRAKRVLAGEAASVELPGRLRLRAGSIHRRLESPNVVGYVRGSDERLAEEYVVVSAHLDHVGTAEDGEGDRIYNGAYDNASGVSMLLESARVWAESPTPPRRSVIFLATTGEEKGLLGAKHFAERPTVPDGSIVANINMDMALMFGTPNDVVVFGAEHSSLGDNARIAAEAAGLRLAEDPIPDEVFFIRSDQYPFIEEGIPSVFVFSGMDQGEGVEPGLEAFRDWMRDTYHTPADDMNQPIRFETGARFAQVGLAIAWQVAQGEGRPSWNEGDFFGNRFGAH
- a CDS encoding peptidylprolyl isomerase yields the protein MVVMETSLGTVTMELYEDKAPISVKNFLQYVDAEYYDGTIFHRVMSNFMIQGGGFDKDMTKKATEAPIKNEAGNGVLNEVGTLALARTPIVDSATSQFFINTKDNAFLNHRDKSAKGFGYAVFGRVTDGMDVVRKIESTPTGQRGGMGDVPVETVTIVSIRRK
- a CDS encoding sigma-54 dependent transcriptional regulator codes for the protein MSNEPGPRGSLLVVDDEEPQRLMLEKFLTKAGYDVVTAPDGKVALERLGERSFDLLLTDQRMPRLDGLELLEAAQRDHPRLPVVLMTAHGSVSSAVQAMKRGAADYLTKPFERDELLVVVDKALRQSRLEEQVENLQGELKSRYRLGNLVGQSSQMQDVFNLIERVSSTDVSVMISGESGTGKELVARAIHENSPRVNGAFVALNCAAIPETLLESEFFGHERGAFTGATRTHIGRFEQADGGTLFLDEIGAMRFDLQAKLLRAIQEQEVQRLGASQTRKVDVRIVAATSDDLQQAIRSRSFREDLYYRLCVVPIHMPPVRERDDDVPLLVDHFLQRATRKFDRPPVHMAPEVLERLQRFSWPGNVRELENCIERMMVLSTGDRLSLADLPLHMRDGARAGEGSAESFELPVDGVILGDLEARLIQQALSRTRGSLGPAARLLGISYKTLQYRIRKHGLDESPPQIKRADPI
- the lpdA gene encoding dihydrolipoyl dehydrogenase, whose protein sequence is MTEVLRHDLVVVGAGPGGYAAAFLAADLGMDVILIDPEPNPGGVCLFRGCIPSKSLLHVAKLIHEAEQAEEWGVVFGKPNVDLDRLRGFKQDVVDRLTGGLGQLATQRKVPHLRGMATIVGPTELDVERVEGGSVRVEFGHAILATGSRPTELSAFPNEDPRLMDSTAALEMDELPETLLVVGGGYIGLELGSVYSALGSRVTVVEMTDGLLPGADRDLVRPLAKRLEAQFEAIRLSTKVATIDAADDGLHVSLEPAEGPAESHRFDRVLVAIGRRPNSGGIGLETTKVQIDGDGFVSVDAQLRTTEPTLFAIGDLVGQPMLAHKASHEARVAVEAIAGEKVAFDPAAIPAVVFTDPEVAWCGLTETEAKLAGRKIEVARFPWGASGRARTIGREDGLTKLILDPQTERVLGMGIVGAGAGELIAEGVLAVEMAALAGDLRLTIHPHPTLSETVMESAEVYFGQSTHVYRPSRRR